A genome region from Triticum aestivum cultivar Chinese Spring chromosome 2B, IWGSC CS RefSeq v2.1, whole genome shotgun sequence includes the following:
- the LOC123044424 gene encoding zinc finger protein ENHYDROUS, which produces MPPNPTEPEQPEAAATPAPPKKKRNLPGTPDPDAEVIALSPGTLMATNRFVCEVCGKGFQRDQNLQLHRRGHNLPWRLRQRGPGAAPPRRRVYVCPEPGCVHHSPARALGDLTGIKKHFCRKHGEKRWACPRCGKRYAVQADLKAHAKTCGTREYRCDCGTLFTRRDSFVTHRAFCGALVEETGRVLAVPAPPSPRPPDLQEVEENVDKDKEKEEENVDKHKEKEDEEDKGGEDENETSAVAEVDEPQNVEAAMEEPQQQRIPPSPSPTPTSPTPQEQQPMVAVVPNLDEPVVVVEPIVDIKQEEEDKRDEDVCFQEADKYDGAELEDSNLPDNDTPMPPCFLPSPSDAIGTDGSSTSCGTVSSASNSIAPATTTSTFAGLFASATTSTTPQSRSLRDLIGVDPTFLCLAIGTPSSLFPQTDASNPGTFAPPPAPHISATALLQKAAEAGASQAGTSFLKEFGLASSSSSTPSRPPQGRFIESSSMQSQQPQGRFIESSSTQSRLPQDRFIDSSSTQSQLPKDRFIDSISTQSRLPHDRFIESSSTQSRLPQDRFVESSSTQSRLLQDRFIESSSTQSRLPQDRFIESSSTQFRLPQDRYINNSMPSKLSQGRFMDTSLPSQQLLPQGRFFDNSPASNLSQGRFFDNSQPSNPPQGRFFINSPSSNLPHGRFTDYSSPGRLPQGMYIDGLPQSRLPQGRYMDNSPPAKLPPQGGRFVDSNQQQWHQRSNNHNQLMDMEPGPMVSGSLGLGLAYEGSNPRLPDLMMGQSPLLGPKPATLDFLGLGIGGTMGGSTASGGLPALMVGGELDMGSAAQPPSPWEEAQRKTNGRTIL; this is translated from the exons ATGCCGCCCAATCCGACGGAGCCGGAGCAGCCGGAGGCGGccgccacgccggcgccgcccAAGAAGAAGAGGAACCTCCCCGGGACGCCAG ATCCGGACGCGGAGGTGATCGCGCTGTCGCCGGGGACGCTCATGGCGACCAACCGGTTCGTGTGCGAGGTGTGCGGCAAGGGCTTCCAGAGGGACCAGAACCTGCAGCTCCACCGCCGGGGGCACAACCTTCCGTGGCGGCTGCGGCAGCGCGGCCCCGGGGCGGCGCCGCCGCGCCGTAGGGTCTACGTCTGCCCGGAGCCCGGCTGCGTGCACCACTCCCCCGCCCGCGCGCTCGGGGACCTCACGGGCATCAAGAAGCACTTCTGCCGCAAGCACGGCGAGAAGCGATGGGCCTGCCCACGCTGCGGCAAGCGCTACGCCGTCCAGGCCGACCTCAAGGCCCATGCCAAGACCTGCGGCACCCGCGAGTATCGCTGTGACTGCGGCACACTCTTCACCAG GAGGGATAGTTTCGTGACACATCGCGCTTTCTGTGGCGCTCTCGTCGAGGAGACCGGCAGAGTGCTTGCTGTTCCGGCGCCGCCTTCGCCTCGGCCACCTGATTTGCAGGAGGTTGAGGAGAATGTGGACAAGGACAAGGAGAAAGAAGAGGAGAATGTGGATAAGCACAAGGAAAAGGAGGATGAGGAGGACAAGGGGGGAGAAGATGAAAATGAGACTTCTGCCGTGGCCGAGGTGGATGAGCCGCAGAACGTTGAGGCAGCAATGGAGGAGCCACAGCAGCAGCGGATTCCGCCGTCGCCATCTCCAACGCCGACATCTCCAACGCCACAGGAGCAGCAGCCAATGGTGGCAGTTGTGCCAAATTTGGATG AGCCAGTGGTGGTTGTGGAGCCAATTGTGGATATCAAGCAAGAGGAGGAAGATAAGCGAGATGAAGATGTTTGCTTCCAGGAAGCTGATAAGTACGACGGCGCTGAACTAGAAGACTCCAACTTGCCAGATAATGATACCCCGATGCCTCCTTGTTTCCTCCCCTCGCCCTCGGATGCCATTGGTACAGATGGCAGCAGCACCAGTTGTGGCACAGTCAGCAGTGCATCTAATTCCATTGCGCCAGCAACGACGACTAGCACATTTGCGGGGCTGTTTGCATCAGCCACAACAAGCACAACTCCCCAGAGTAGATCGCTGCGTGATCTTATCGGTGTTGATCCCACCTTCCTTTGCCTTGCAATAGGTACACCATCCTCTCTGTTCCCGCAGACAGATGCAAGCAACCCCGGCACCTTTGCTCCAccaccagcaccgcacatatctgCCACTGCACTCCTGCAGAAGGCTGCTGAGGCTGGAGCTTCGCAAGCAGGCACATCTTTCTTGAAGGAGTTTGGTCTTGCAAGTTCCTCCTCATCAACTCCATCCAGGCCACCTCAAGGAAGGTTCATCGAGAGCAGCTCAATGCAATCCCAGCAACCCCAAGGAAGGTTCATCGAGAGCAGCTCAACGCAATCCCGGTTACCTCAAGACAGGTTCATCGACAGCAGCTCAACACAATCCCAGTTACCTAAAGACAGGTTCATCGACAGCATCTCAACACAATCCCGGTTACCTCATGACAGGTTCATCGAGAGCAGCTCAACACAATCCCGGTTACCTCAAGACAG GTTCGTCGAGAGCAGCTCAACACAATCCCGGTTACTTCAAGACAGGTTCATTGAGAGCAGCTCAACACAATCAAGGTTACCTCAAGACAGGTTCATCGAGAGCAGCTCAACACAATTTCGATTACCTCAAGATAGGTACATCAATAACTCGATGCCATCCAAGCTATCTCAAGGGAGATTCATGGATACCTCACTGCCATCCCAGCAGCTGCTACCTCAAGGAAGGTTCTTTGACAACTCGCCAGCATCAAATCTGTCTCAAGGAAGGTTCTTTGATAACTCGCAACCATCCAATCCACCTCAAGGAAGGTTCTTCATCAACTCGCCATCATCCAATCTTCCTCATGGAAGGTTCACTGATTATTCGTCACCAGGAAGGTTGCCTCAAGGAATGTACATCGATGGCTTGCCACAATCCAGGCTACCACAAGGAAGGTACATGGACAACTCACCACCGGCCAAGCTACCACCACAGGGGGGAAGGTTCGTTGATAGCAATCAACAGCAGTGGCACCAAAGGAGCAATAATCATAACCAGCTAATGGATATGGAGCCTGGGCCGATGGTATCTGGTAGCCTTGGCCTTGGTCTCGCCTATGAAGGTTCAAATCCAAGGTTGCCAGATTTGATGATGGGGCAATCACCACTGTTGGGTCCCAAGCCTGCCACTCTGGACTTCCTTGGGCTTGGCATCGGAGGGACCATGGGCGGCTCCACGGCCAGCGGTGGCCTACCGGCATTGATGGTGGGAGGAGAGCTGGACATGGGGTCTGCCGCACAGCCGCCCTCTCCATGGGAGGAGGCACAGAGAAAGACCAACGGCCGCACGATCCTGTGA